A segment of the Aridibaculum aurantiacum genome:
AGGCAATACCGTATGGACGGCAGGTGTGGCAGGTGGATTATGGAAGACTACAAATTTCCTAGATCCCAATCCAAACTGGCAGATCATTTCTGACTTTTTTGATAACATGGCTATCACTTCCATTGCGCAAGATCCTTCCAACCTGGATGTAATGTACTTCAGCACAGGTGAAGCTACCAGCAACGCAGATGCAGTGTGGGGAAGAGGTGTTTGGAAAACTACCAACCACGGTATCTCTTGGCAGCAGTTGCCATCTTCAACAACGTTCAACCGCAACTTCAAGATTATGTGTGATGGTGCGGGTAATGTTTACCTCGCCACCCGTGCTTTCGGACTTCGTAGATCTAACGATGGTGGCTCTACCTGGGTTGATATTACACCTTCAAATCTTAGCGGCATTACAAACTCCAGCTTTTGTACAGACATTGAATTTGCCGGCTCTCGATTATTGGCAAGCTTTGGATATGCAACTGCCAATGCGTCAAACCTGGCTGGGATAAGATATACAGACAATCCTGCTACAGCTACCAACACCTCTTGGGAAATAGCTACTGGCTTGCCTGAAAATTCTAACAGGATAGAAATGACCGCAAGAGGTGATACCTGTTATGCAGCGCCTAGTACAACAACAAATACTGTAGTAGCAACTTATAGATCGTTTGATGGTGGTGCAAACTGGACACGTAATAATCCAGTTAATTATCCTAGCCCAATCAATATAGCCAGTTCGCAGGCATGGTACGACCTCGAGATCAAGATAAGCCCGGTTAATCCACTGGAGTTTCTTGTTGGCGGACTGGATGCATACCGTTCAGTAGATGGTGGACTTACAGTAGTACGCAATACTTATTGGGTAGGCAATCCTCCCTATGTACATGCCGATCATCATACTTACAACTGGATGCTGATTGGTGGACAGCTGCGAGTGATAATGGCTACTGATGGTGGTTTGTTTCTTTCTTTAGATAATGGTGCTACCTACCAGGACAGGAATATCGGTCTTGGATTAAAGCAATTTTACAGTGGAGCCATTCACCCGCTACGTACGCATTACTTATTAGGTGGTACACAAGATAATGGATCGCACCAGATAAAGAACCCAGGCAAAACATACTCCATTGAAGTGACTGGTGGTGATGGTGCTTTTGTAGATATAGATCAAAGGAACCCGAATTTCCAGTATACATCTTACGTATATAACCAGTACAGGCGTAGTAATAATGATGGCAATACCTGGAGTAGTTTCAATCTGTCAAATAATAGAGGTTATTTCATTAACCCCTTTGATTATGATGACTCGCTTAAGATCATGTATGCAAGCTTTGCCATTTCAAATGCACCAAACAGGAGTATACTCAGGTGGAATAATCCAACAACAGCTACAAATAGTACAAATTCTTCACGCGATACTTTGGTAATAAGTAGTCTCTCGCGGGGAGCCTCTGCAAGCAATGCCAGTGCTTTTATCACCTCGCCTTATACACATGACCGGCTGTTTGTAGGCGGCAGCAATGGAAGCCTGGTACGTATAGACGGAGCAAGTACGGCTACCAATGCTGATATGAATACACGTACAACCGTGCTTACAGGTCCTTCGTTTTCTACAGGCTTTATTAATTGTATAGCTATTGGTAGTAGCGATGATGAGCTGCTGGCTGTATTTTCTAATTATGGTGTAACAAACTTGTGGTATTCATCCAATGGTGGTACAACCTGGACGGGTATAGACGGTAATCTTCCTGATATGCCGGTGCGGTGGGCATTGTTTCATCCAACTGAACAAAACAAATTGCTTATAGCCACTGAAACAGGTGTGTGGACAACTGAAATGATAAACGGGGCAAGCACAGAATGGACACCGAGTGGCAACTTCCCGCTTGTACGGACGGATATGCTGAAGTTGCGTCCGTCAGACAATCTCATATTGGCTGCAACACATGGCAGAGGTTTATGGACAACCAATCTTTCCACTGTTTTACCATTAAAAGATATTACGCTGAATGGCAGCTTGCAGTCAGATGGTAGCAGCCTGTTGGCGTGGAAAGCATATGGTGCTACCAACCAAACACGTTATACAATTCAATTTAGTAAAGACGGTAATTCTTTTACTGATGTAGGTGTAGTGGCAAGTACAGTGAATGAATATAAACATAGGCTGAATGTGCCAGTTGGTTATTACCGAATAAAAGGCACTGAACCGAATGCAGCGCCTGTTTATTCTAACGTGGTAAGTATACGAGGTGGCAGAGGTGCAGGATTACAAGTGAGAGTGCTGCCAAACCCGATAACAACTTCAGGGAACTTTATGTTAAACAGTGCTGAAGGAGGAAACTTTAATTGGAATATCATTGATGCACAAGGCAGAGTAGTGCAATCAGGAAAAGGTAGTGTAGCTGCAGGAAGTGCAGTAACAGTTCCACTGAATATGACGCAACATGGCCGTGGTATCTATAGGTTACAAATTATCCTAGGTAAGGAAACAATAACGCAAAGTTTCATGAAACAATAATTACTGGAAGAGGTTGCCTAAAGCAACCTCTTCTTATTTGTGCCGGATCTACAACTGTGCATTGTTATTGCATAATGCATCAATAATAAAAACAACTATGAAAACATTGTTAGTAAGGTGCTTCCTGTTGTGCAGTCTTTCAGCATGTGCACAAACAAAATATGGTGTAGTAAAACAACATGGATTTTATAGAGAATCAATACCAGGTATGATAGCGGTAGATGACAGAGGAATAGAGATAAGGAACATTGATACGGTGTATGCGGTTTTTCTTGAAACAAAGGCTGGTAAAGCATCTGTTTGGAAACGAGCGTGGGTTAATGGAGAAATGTATAATGTACTAACCACTGTAATGGCTACTCCTTTTATTGTTGGAATGAAATATGACAATGATGAACAAGTGACGCTATATGCAAAAGAAGGCAATCAACTGTTGCAATTGAACCTTGAAAGAGCTGGCGAAACAGCGAAACCGAAGAACTACAAAAAGCA
Coding sequences within it:
- a CDS encoding T9SS type A sorting domain-containing protein — protein: MRKIYALAVVAIVLVAAAYFLFPALKHTPTVLADENKKEKYDGPMERGLLEMLKTQDPALGRVPTERLWTAMLQTEEIKEQAAARRFSSLFWEERGPIFDSVGPSNGNTRGSVTSQPQQPGSFTSGRIRALLVDAADPTGNTVWTAGVAGGLWKTTNFLDPNPNWQIISDFFDNMAITSIAQDPSNLDVMYFSTGEATSNADAVWGRGVWKTTNHGISWQQLPSSTTFNRNFKIMCDGAGNVYLATRAFGLRRSNDGGSTWVDITPSNLSGITNSSFCTDIEFAGSRLLASFGYATANASNLAGIRYTDNPATATNTSWEIATGLPENSNRIEMTARGDTCYAAPSTTTNTVVATYRSFDGGANWTRNNPVNYPSPINIASSQAWYDLEIKISPVNPLEFLVGGLDAYRSVDGGLTVVRNTYWVGNPPYVHADHHTYNWMLIGGQLRVIMATDGGLFLSLDNGATYQDRNIGLGLKQFYSGAIHPLRTHYLLGGTQDNGSHQIKNPGKTYSIEVTGGDGAFVDIDQRNPNFQYTSYVYNQYRRSNNDGNTWSSFNLSNNRGYFINPFDYDDSLKIMYASFAISNAPNRSILRWNNPTTATNSTNSSRDTLVISSLSRGASASNASAFITSPYTHDRLFVGGSNGSLVRIDGASTATNADMNTRTTVLTGPSFSTGFINCIAIGSSDDELLAVFSNYGVTNLWYSSNGGTTWTGIDGNLPDMPVRWALFHPTEQNKLLIATETGVWTTEMINGASTEWTPSGNFPLVRTDMLKLRPSDNLILAATHGRGLWTTNLSTVLPLKDITLNGSLQSDGSSLLAWKAYGATNQTRYTIQFSKDGNSFTDVGVVASTVNEYKHRLNVPVGYYRIKGTEPNAAPVYSNVVSIRGGRGAGLQVRVLPNPITTSGNFMLNSAEGGNFNWNIIDAQGRVVQSGKGSVAAGSAVTVPLNMTQHGRGIYRLQIILGKETITQSFMKQ